In one window of Nakamurella alba DNA:
- a CDS encoding DUF1761 domain-containing protein, with protein MLLHVVIAGITGSGESAVFNVLGDINWLAVLVAAVVAVVLAGLWFGLVIAKAYPLALGRDASAPAPTGPVRSIGPLVCTLVVVLTTAVLVEALDISSIGDAVVFGLVVGIGFLTAMTFQIAINPNFPRPLFYGLLNAPYFVISTVVGSVVLVAMR; from the coding sequence ATGCTGCTGCACGTGGTGATCGCAGGGATCACCGGAAGTGGAGAGTCCGCAGTGTTCAACGTTCTGGGCGACATCAACTGGCTCGCAGTGCTCGTCGCGGCCGTGGTCGCCGTCGTGCTGGCCGGCCTCTGGTTCGGTCTGGTCATCGCGAAGGCGTATCCGCTCGCGCTCGGGCGTGACGCGTCCGCTCCGGCGCCGACGGGACCGGTGCGGTCGATCGGTCCGCTGGTCTGCACGCTGGTCGTCGTTCTCACCACCGCGGTCCTGGTGGAGGCGCTCGACATCTCCTCCATCGGCGACGCCGTGGTGTTCGGGTTGGTCGTGGGGATCGGCTTCCTGACCGCGATGACCTTCCAGATCGCCATCAACCCGAACTTCCCGCGCCCGCTGTTCTACGGCCTGCTCAACGCGCCCTACTTCGTCATCAGCACGGTCGTCGGTTCCGTCGTGCTCGTGGCGATGCGCTGA
- a CDS encoding helix-turn-helix transcriptional regulator — MPTTSSRLLALLSLLQSRRDWPGEVLAERLDVTSRTVRRDIDRLRELGYRIATFKGPDGGYRLDAGTQLPPMLFDDEQAVALAIALQIASGSGAGTGEAALRALSTVRQVMPPRLRHRVDALSVTAVRPPTDGEDVDPAVLQQIGAVVHAGEVLRFDYGDGDGPVRRAEPHHVASWRGRWYLVGWDLDREDWRTYRVDRVRPRIPNGPRFAPRELPGGDLTTFLTGRFRGNEGSTRWPCEGEAILELPVDEVRPFIGDGLATPVDNRRTRVVLGSWSWPALVASLLRFDADLEVIGPPELAAAVEEVGRRCARAAG; from the coding sequence ATGCCGACCACCTCCAGCCGACTGCTGGCACTGCTGTCCTTGCTGCAGTCGCGTCGCGACTGGCCCGGTGAGGTCCTCGCGGAGCGACTGGACGTCACCTCCCGCACCGTCCGGCGCGACATCGACCGGCTCCGCGAGCTCGGCTACCGGATCGCGACGTTCAAGGGGCCGGACGGCGGCTACCGGCTCGACGCCGGCACGCAACTGCCGCCGATGTTGTTCGACGACGAGCAGGCCGTGGCGCTGGCGATCGCCCTGCAGATCGCCTCGGGCTCCGGTGCCGGGACCGGCGAGGCGGCACTGCGGGCGCTCTCGACCGTCCGGCAGGTGATGCCACCGCGGCTGCGGCACCGGGTCGACGCCTTGTCGGTGACGGCGGTGCGGCCGCCCACCGACGGAGAGGACGTCGACCCCGCCGTGCTGCAGCAGATCGGTGCTGTTGTGCATGCGGGCGAGGTGCTGCGGTTCGACTACGGGGACGGCGACGGGCCGGTCCGCCGGGCGGAGCCGCACCACGTCGCTTCCTGGCGCGGGCGCTGGTACCTCGTCGGCTGGGACCTGGACCGCGAGGACTGGCGCACCTACCGGGTCGACCGGGTCCGCCCGCGGATCCCCAACGGCCCGCGGTTCGCCCCGCGGGAGTTGCCCGGTGGTGACCTGACCACCTTCCTCACCGGCCGGTTCCGCGGCAACGAGGGATCGACCCGCTGGCCGTGCGAGGGGGAGGCGATCCTGGAGCTGCCCGTCGACGAGGTCCGCCCGTTCATCGGCGACGGGCTGGCGACGCCCGTCGACAACCGACGCACCAGGGTGGTTCTCGGCTCGTGGTCATGGCCTGCGCTGGTGGCCTCGCTGCTCCGGTTCGACGCCGACCTCGAGGTGATCGGGCCGCCGGAGCTGGCCGCGGCCGTCGAGGAGGTCGGCCGGCGCTGCGCGCGCGCCGCGGGCTGA
- a CDS encoding sigma-70 family RNA polymerase sigma factor translates to MDSPVGWARRFEAARPRLRAAAASLLGSTADADDVVQDAWLRLERADPSTIGNLDAWLTTVVSRLCLDQLRSPRRTRQMSWQVAPWPDDPGPDDLLGTAPDPADLVAGADRVGVALLMVLETLGPTERLAFVLHDVFGLPFEEIATSIGRTPAAARQLASRGRRRLREASAPVVPDHRRARRLVDAWLRAVQSGDLGALLALLAENAVLHADLGTQQQTLEGVQDIAAQALLSARLAAHSTPILIGGRPGVAASFGGRVVSIMAFGFDGDRIVRLDVLADPGQLADLDVDNLLG, encoded by the coding sequence GTGGACAGTCCGGTCGGCTGGGCGCGCCGTTTCGAGGCGGCGCGTCCCCGCCTGCGGGCCGCCGCCGCGAGCCTGCTCGGATCGACCGCGGACGCCGACGACGTGGTGCAGGACGCCTGGCTGCGCCTGGAACGGGCCGACCCGTCGACGATCGGGAACCTGGATGCCTGGTTGACAACGGTGGTCTCCCGGCTGTGCCTGGACCAGCTGCGCTCGCCCCGACGCACCCGGCAGATGTCCTGGCAGGTCGCACCGTGGCCGGACGATCCCGGTCCGGACGACCTGCTCGGCACGGCGCCCGATCCGGCCGATCTGGTGGCCGGCGCCGATCGGGTGGGCGTCGCACTGCTCATGGTGCTGGAGACCCTCGGGCCCACCGAGCGTCTCGCCTTCGTCCTGCACGACGTCTTCGGTCTCCCCTTCGAGGAGATCGCAACGTCGATCGGCCGTACTCCGGCGGCCGCCCGCCAGCTGGCCTCCCGCGGCCGACGGCGGCTCCGCGAGGCATCGGCACCGGTCGTCCCGGATCATCGGCGGGCCCGCCGGCTCGTCGATGCCTGGTTACGGGCCGTGCAGAGCGGCGATCTCGGTGCGTTGCTGGCACTGCTCGCCGAGAACGCCGTGCTACATGCTGATCTCGGCACCCAGCAGCAGACCCTGGAGGGCGTGCAGGACATCGCCGCCCAGGCGTTGCTGTCGGCCCGCCTCGCCGCCCACTCCACGCCGATCCTGATCGGCGGGAGACCTGGTGTGGCAGCGTCTTTCGGTGGCCGAGTCGTCTCGATCATGGCCTTCGGATTCGACGGCGACCGGATCGTCCGCCTCGACGTGCTGGCGGACCCGGGGCAGCTGGCCGATCTCGACGTCGACAATCTCCTCGGCTGA
- a CDS encoding SDR family oxidoreductase, giving the protein MDSTVLVTGGTGTIGRRVVRLLAPTRSLRILSRHPGDPAPGIEQVRGDVVKGTGLAESMGGIDTVLHLAGGARGDDVAARRLVGAAREAGVRHLVLISVIGADRMPIGYFRRKALAEHELVGSGVPWTILRSAQLHDFVLPVARTLSTLRLAPRGLRFEPVDVDEVAGRLAELTLGAPAGRVPDLAGPEVLDAAGLVRTYNEVLGRPGRRVHGIGLPGAAGRAYRAGDNLTEVAAPRGRGTWRSFLEAMALARAA; this is encoded by the coding sequence ATGGATTCCACCGTCCTCGTGACCGGAGGCACCGGCACCATCGGCCGCCGTGTCGTCCGGCTGCTCGCCCCGACCCGCTCGCTCCGCATCCTCTCGAGGCACCCCGGTGATCCGGCGCCCGGCATCGAGCAGGTCCGCGGCGACGTGGTCAAGGGCACTGGCCTGGCAGAGTCGATGGGCGGCATCGACACGGTGCTGCACCTGGCCGGCGGCGCCCGTGGTGACGACGTGGCGGCCCGGCGGCTGGTGGGCGCTGCCCGGGAGGCGGGCGTCCGCCACCTGGTGCTGATCTCGGTCATCGGGGCGGACCGGATGCCCATCGGGTACTTCCGCCGGAAGGCGTTGGCGGAGCACGAACTTGTCGGGTCCGGGGTGCCGTGGACGATCCTGCGGTCCGCGCAGCTGCACGATTTCGTGCTGCCGGTCGCCCGCACCCTGTCGACGCTGCGCCTCGCCCCGCGCGGGTTGCGGTTCGAACCGGTGGACGTCGACGAGGTGGCCGGACGGCTGGCCGAGCTGACCCTCGGTGCGCCCGCCGGGCGGGTGCCGGACCTGGCCGGTCCTGAGGTTCTCGACGCGGCCGGCCTGGTCCGGACCTACAACGAGGTGCTCGGCCGACCGGGACGCCGGGTGCACGGGATCGGCCTGCCCGGTGCGGCCGGCCGTGCGTACCGGGCCGGCGACAATCTCACCGAGGTCGCGGCTCCTCGCGGTCGTGGCACCTGGCGTTCGTTCCTGGAAGCCATGGCGCTCGCACGGGCGGCCTGA
- a CDS encoding SigE family RNA polymerase sigma factor gives MPDEPMSFEQYARARLPVLVGIARGICRDRDLAQDVLQEVLLRAHRRWPSIGPMDGRDAYVRRMLVNELISWRRRWGRSVPSPAELLDEVTPDSSERFALREELLAEVRRLPVKQRAVIVLRYFLDLSDDEIAADLGCSRGTVRVHASRALRTLRIRRTGDSAGISDPTIDEEVTG, from the coding sequence ATGCCGGACGAGCCGATGAGCTTCGAGCAGTACGCGCGGGCGCGGCTGCCGGTGCTGGTCGGCATCGCCCGGGGCATCTGCCGGGACCGTGACCTCGCGCAGGACGTCCTGCAGGAGGTACTGCTCCGGGCGCACCGGCGGTGGCCGTCGATCGGGCCGATGGACGGCCGGGACGCCTACGTGCGGCGGATGCTCGTCAACGAGCTCATCTCCTGGCGGCGCCGCTGGGGCAGGTCGGTGCCGAGCCCCGCCGAACTGCTCGACGAGGTGACACCCGACAGCAGCGAACGGTTCGCGCTGCGCGAGGAGCTGCTGGCGGAGGTCCGGCGGTTGCCGGTGAAGCAGCGAGCCGTGATCGTCCTGCGTTACTTCCTCGACCTGTCCGACGACGAGATCGCCGCTGACCTGGGATGTTCGCGCGGGACGGTGCGGGTGCACGCCTCCCGGGCGCTGCGCACGCTGCGGATCCGCAGGACCGGCGACAGCGCAGGGATTTCCGACCCGACCATCGACGAGGAGGTGACCGGATGA